One genomic window of Psychrobacillus sp. INOP01 includes the following:
- a CDS encoding SDR family NAD(P)-dependent oxidoreductase, which translates to MNYEDLLGVKNKVVAITGAASGIGLATANLFAELGASVALIDINEEKGKKVAAELSDKDVNAKFYKCNVTSSEDCKATAKRIEDDFGKIDVLFNNAGVIRRKTVVDHTEEDWDLVLNVSLKGAFLLSKYIIPIMYKNGGGSIVNTGSGWGLKGGDLAASYCAAKAGVVNLTRAMAIDHGPQNIRVNCICPGDTDTPLLRDEAKQLKQDEDAFLATSAVDRPLNRIGTPLDISKGVLFLASDMASWVTGTVLTVDGGGLA; encoded by the coding sequence TTGAATTACGAAGACTTATTAGGGGTAAAAAACAAAGTAGTTGCTATTACAGGTGCTGCATCAGGAATAGGTTTAGCTACTGCAAATTTATTTGCAGAACTTGGGGCCTCAGTAGCGTTAATAGATATTAATGAAGAAAAAGGAAAAAAGGTTGCTGCGGAGTTAAGTGATAAAGACGTAAACGCAAAATTTTACAAATGCAATGTGACATCTTCGGAAGATTGCAAAGCAACTGCTAAGAGAATCGAAGATGACTTCGGTAAAATTGATGTACTTTTCAATAATGCAGGAGTCATCCGGCGAAAAACAGTTGTCGATCATACTGAAGAAGATTGGGATTTAGTACTAAATGTTTCGTTAAAAGGAGCATTTCTATTATCTAAGTATATTATTCCTATTATGTATAAAAACGGTGGAGGAAGCATTGTTAACACCGGATCTGGATGGGGATTGAAAGGTGGGGATCTGGCAGCATCTTATTGTGCCGCGAAAGCTGGCGTTGTGAATTTAACAAGAGCAATGGCTATTGATCATGGACCACAAAATATTCGAGTGAATTGTATTTGCCCTGGAGATACAGACACACCTCTTCTAAGAGATGAGGCAAAACAATTAAAACAGGATGAAGATGCTTTTTTAGCAACTTCAGCAGTTGATAGACCACTAAATCGAATTGGAACCCCGCTAGATATCAGTAAAGGTGTACTGTTCTTGGCTAGTGATATGGCTTCTTGGGTCACGGGAACGGTTCTTACGGTTGATGGCGGAGGTCTAGCATAA